The genomic DNA TTTCCATCCATCAGTTCGTCCTTCATCGCTGCTCCGTTTTCCGTAATCAGAATGGGCAAGCCCTTGGTGAAGTCCTTCTCAATCCGGGTCAGCAGCTTATAAAAGGATTCGGGGTGAATCTCCCATCCCATATCCGTTACCGGTTCCTCGAAGCGAACCTGCTCTGCCTGAAGCAACGAAGCGTCTGTGGCCGCTCGGATGACACTGCGAGCGTAGTAATTGATACCCAAAAAATCCCCTGGCTGCTGAATCAGCTCCATATCACCAGACTGTACAAAATCCAAGCCATTCAGATACGCACCATACCATTCCACCATATCCTCTGGATATTTCCCGTTAAACAACGGCTCGGCAAACCAACGATTGATAAAGCCATCTCGGCGGACGGCAGCGGCTACGTCCTCAGGTCGCTCAGAAGCGGCATCCACATGCTCCATGTTCAATGTAATACCTATCTTGCCCGTCAGCCCTTTTTCCTTGTGTAATTTGATGGCTATCCCATGACACAGCAGAGTATGATGGGCGGCAGTAAAGGCTTCCTTCCAGTTCTGATGGCCGGGAGCATGCTCTCCTGTACCATAGCCCAAAATAGAGGCGCAATAGGGTTCATTGATCGTATTCCACCAGCTTATACGCTGTCCAAAGCGATCCATAATGACAGAGGCATACGTCATAAAATGCTGGATAATCCCTCGATTTGTCCAACCGCCCTCGTCCTCGATCCACTGCGGAAGATCCCAGTGATACAATGTCAGCATCGGAATGAGCCCGGCCGACTCAATCTCATCCAGCAGACGCTCATAGAAGAGCAACCCCTGTTCGTTAACCACGCCGGGTGCGGGAATAATGCGCGGCCAGGCCACGGAAAAACGGTAATGTAAAAAGCCAAGCTGCTTCATCAATTGCACGTCTTCCTTAAAGCGGTGAAAATGGTCACAAGCTATATCTCCGCTGTCACCGCCTATCACCTTCCCGGGTGCTTGACAGAAAGTATCCCAAATGGAAGGCATTCTTCCTCCCTCAGCTACACCACCTTCAATTTGATAAGAAGAGGTCGAGGTTCCCCACATAAAAGTGTCTGGAAATAAAAAGGTATTCT from Paenibacillus sp. FSL R10-2782 includes the following:
- a CDS encoding GH1 family beta-glucosidase, producing MSENTFLFPDTFMWGTSTSSYQIEGGVAEGGRMPSIWDTFCQAPGKVIGGDSGDIACDHFHRFKEDVQLMKQLGFLHYRFSVAWPRIIPAPGVVNEQGLLFYERLLDEIESAGLIPMLTLYHWDLPQWIEDEGGWTNRGIIQHFMTYASVIMDRFGQRISWWNTINEPYCASILGYGTGEHAPGHQNWKEAFTAAHHTLLCHGIAIKLHKEKGLTGKIGITLNMEHVDAASERPEDVAAAVRRDGFINRWFAEPLFNGKYPEDMVEWYGAYLNGLDFVQSGDMELIQQPGDFLGINYYARSVIRAATDASLLQAEQVRFEEPVTDMGWEIHPESFYKLLTRIEKDFTKGLPILITENGAAMKDELMDGKIDDTGRQRYIEEHLKACHRFIGEGGQLKGYFVWSFLDNFEWAWGYSKRFGIVHVNYETQERTPKQSALWFKRVMANNGF